One Bradyrhizobium sp. CCGB12 genomic window carries:
- a CDS encoding heme ABC transporter permease, producing MTLIDLANPTRFLALTARLLPWLAAATVILLAIGLYQAALAPDDYQQGATVKIMFIHVPNAWLSMFVWGVMSIASLGTLVWRHPLADVAAKAAAPIGAAFTFLALLTGSLWGRPMWGTYWEWDARLTSVLILFLMYLGLMALWRAVDDPSRAARAAAVLTLVGAINLPIIKFSVDWWNTLHQPASVMRMGGSTLDKSFLIPLLVMAIAFTLLFVTLHLAAMRNEILRRRVRSLQMMQASRIAFSSETGSRGDNASNEVGAA from the coding sequence ATGACGCTGATCGACTTGGCCAATCCGACGCGGTTCCTTGCGCTAACAGCGCGCCTGCTGCCGTGGCTCGCAGCTGCGACCGTCATCTTGCTCGCGATCGGCCTGTACCAGGCAGCGCTTGCGCCCGACGACTACCAGCAGGGCGCGACCGTCAAGATCATGTTCATCCATGTGCCCAATGCCTGGCTCTCGATGTTCGTGTGGGGGGTGATGAGCATCGCCTCGTTGGGCACGCTGGTGTGGCGGCACCCGCTTGCCGACGTCGCCGCGAAAGCGGCAGCGCCCATCGGCGCCGCCTTCACCTTCCTCGCGCTGCTCACGGGATCGCTGTGGGGCCGGCCGATGTGGGGCACCTATTGGGAATGGGACGCGCGGCTGACCTCGGTGCTGATTCTCTTCCTGATGTATCTCGGCCTGATGGCGCTGTGGCGGGCGGTCGACGATCCCTCGCGCGCGGCGCGCGCCGCCGCCGTGCTGACCCTGGTCGGCGCGATCAACCTGCCCATCATCAAGTTCTCGGTCGACTGGTGGAACACGCTGCACCAGCCGGCTTCGGTGATGCGCATGGGCGGCTCGACGCTCGACAAGTCCTTCCTGATCCCGCTGCTGGTGATGGCGATCGCCTTCACGCTGCTGTTCGTCACGCTCCATTTGGCGGCGATGCGCAACGAGATCCTGCGCCGGCGCGTCCGCTCCCTGCAAATGATGCAGGCCAGCCGCATCGCGTTTTCGAGCGAAACCGGTTCGCGTGGAGACAACGCGTCAAACGAAGTCGGAGCCGCTTGA
- the ccmD gene encoding heme exporter protein CcmD, translating to MSLGPYASFIVTSYAAVAVVVAILIGWIVLDYRNQTARLRELDRSGVTRRSGQRGGSALRHRS from the coding sequence ATGTCGCTCGGTCCCTATGCCTCCTTCATCGTGACGTCCTATGCCGCGGTCGCCGTCGTGGTCGCGATCCTGATCGGCTGGATCGTGCTCGACTATCGCAACCAGACGGCGCGCCTGCGCGAGCTCGACCGCAGCGGCGTCACGCGCCGTTCGGGCCAGCGCGGTGGATCGGCCTTGAGACATCGATCATGA
- a CDS encoding DsbE family thiol:disulfide interchange protein: MSDQSTPATPQRRTFLMALPLIAFLGLAVLFWFRLGSGDPSRIPSALIGRPAPQTLLPPLEGLQADNVPVPGLDPAAFKGKVSLVNVWASWCVPCHDEAPLLTELAKDKRFQLVGINYKDAADNARRFLGRYGNPFGRVGVDANGRASIEWGVYGVPETFVVGREGTIVYKLVGPVTPDNLRTVLLPQMEKALKAGS; this comes from the coding sequence ATGAGCGATCAATCGACCCCGGCGACGCCGCAGCGCCGCACCTTCCTGATGGCGCTGCCCCTGATCGCCTTCCTTGGCCTTGCGGTGCTGTTCTGGTTCAGGCTCGGCAGCGGCGATCCCTCGCGGATTCCGTCCGCGTTGATCGGGCGGCCGGCGCCGCAAACGCTGCTGCCGCCGCTCGAGGGATTGCAGGCCGACAATGTGCCGGTGCCGGGGCTCGATCCCGCCGCGTTCAAGGGCAAGGTCAGTCTCGTCAACGTCTGGGCGTCCTGGTGCGTGCCGTGCCATGACGAAGCGCCGCTCCTGACCGAGCTCGCCAAGGACAAGCGCTTCCAGCTCGTTGGCATCAACTACAAGGACGCGGCCGACAACGCGCGGCGCTTCCTCGGGCGCTACGGCAACCCGTTCGGCCGCGTCGGCGTAGATGCCAACGGCCGCGCCTCGATCGAATGGGGCGTCTATGGCGTGCCGGAGACCTTCGTCGTCGGACGCGAGGGCACCATCGTCTACAAGCTGGTCGGACCGGTCACGCCGGACAATCTGCGCACCGTGTTGCTGCCGCAGATGGAGAAGGCGTTGAAGGCGGGGAGCTAA